From a region of the Drosophila virilis strain 15010-1051.87 chromosome 3, Dvir_AGI_RSII-ME, whole genome shotgun sequence genome:
- the mmm gene encoding dynein axonemal intermediate chain 3 — translation MDDSVDFGGDLDMGNELGGIQKRRPYIKKFMQPGSDEEIDDMQKLYSVQDSWRTLLALPTCQKIMVVESVQKALKIQVGVNVTQEFPWKQLKYKDMRDVLFEELENSADLLKLFKGFNPENYVLIGYCPTLTEAEEDPPEGDPFIFYISSKDTKLAMGIVQNMEAFERWRMQRRLRKKPRRWVSMGTEDEMTVLVERFREEPVDVEIQSVYPIQQPRHIAFDYRMARDVRDGVIELLPKEDVKYENITKRRLSMAVQSAPACISREQQTNPTFPSNAWSQYLYEIDDEDLELDESDVEEEEGTVQRPGSPAKVSVMPKPAPEMSNQMQLLLETLDFNQIDSYRNDYQLISAKHVVHYTNPFLQEFICFANISKSDKRFVASCDWYPKLSGLIAVSYAFSTPVTVDLATHQVNFVQRAVLEPNPVLLWSFADNLNYKLEFEAPFEVTTLSFCPFNGDILLGGCQNGQLVVWDLQGRCDHLEEEEYLTPAQAKYRALIGEFLNWTLDINEEVVVAPATMSPLEHSPNGAITGIYWLAKNFYLNHFGKVFSDPDKRSYHHFFITCAFDGTVGFWNLDGETSKKEKEAQRTKNLPKELTQNESVFKTKTIKPTYSIFYNEPLTGIIADTSVFSILTPSPKVILNSPNNYPIQVVPKNPPELRQSLILSTYYGHIIRVEWQGMYSEAGAKEQVNASVNFAMVHDGPVVAMSKNPFYPEMFASIGRTVFALWKEDYHDSPIIWRKRPCDLTAVAWSETRPAVLYLTRMDGILEAWDILARDDDAVLTEVLGGGIITAVTEHRPSLPHKILGIGDYNSSIRMVKLPHSFDVPLDNELAKLMKYVLRQITRKMSIRAWEQKYYELNKDIIEAKREAEEEARKEMERLEREQLNPRKRASDMEEEQTGNFKGGSNYNERMAKKWDELNLNRMMTILMSRKQMDPEKLARETALEKERLSYEMAKKESHAQLLQTVEDDVATIRSRILPAEVQDLQRSEMIAERVKNEMAMAESYESVERHAFKKLQRFPELKSIDYIELLERGLQRRQLLDQSLGGNTERLLWYKEKLRDNQIFECDFGVDLLYNKRKLGPKTNTDSEVEAEISTTELVEVELPEQPTDE, via the exons atggaTGATAGCGTGGACTTCGGTGGGGATTTGGATATGGGCAATGAGCTGGGGGGCATACAGAAGCGCCGGCCCTATATCAAGAAGTTTATGCAGCCCGGCTCCGATGAGGAAATCGACGACATGCAGAAACTGTACAGTGTGCAGGACTCGTGGCGTACGCTTCTGGCGTTGCCCACCTGCCAGAAGATTATGGTCGT TGAGTCCGTGCAGAAGGCGCTGAAAATCCAGGTGGGCGTTAATGTTACACAGGAGTTTCCATGGAAGCAGCTGAAGTACAAGGATATGCGCGATGTCCTCTTTGAGGAGCTGGAGAACTCGGCGGACCTGCTCAAGCTCTTCAAGGGCTTCAATCCGGAGAATTATGTGCTGATCGGCTACTGTCCCACGCTAACCGAGGCCGAAGAAGATCCACCAGAGGGAGATCCATTCATCTTCTACATCAGCAGCAAGGACACCAAACTGGCCATGGGCATCGTGCAGAACATGGAGGCCTTCGAGCGCTGGCGCATGCAGCGCCGCCTGCGCAAGAAGCCGCGCCGTTGGGTCAGCATGGGCACCGAGGACGAGATGACCGTGCTCGTGGAGCGCTTTCGTGAAGAGCCCGTCGACGTGGAGATCCAAAGCGTATATCCCATACAGCAGCCGCGACACATTGCCTTCGACTATCGCATGGCGCGTGATGTGCGCGATGGTGTCATCGAGTTGCTGCCCAAGGAGGATGTCAAATACGAGAACATAACCAAGCGTCGCTTATCCATGGCCGTGCAGTCGGCGCCGGCGTGCATCAGCCGGGAGCAGCAGACCAATCCGACATTCCCCTCGAATGCCTGGTCGCAGTATCTCTATGAGATTGACGATGAAG ATCTGGAGCTGGATGAATCGGACGTGGAAGAGGAGGAGGGCACCGTGCAGCGGCCTGGTTCACCGGCCAAAGTGTCCGTCATGCCGAAACCAGCACCTGAAATGTCGAATCAAATGCAGCTGCTACTCGAGACGCTCGACTTCAATCAGATTGATAGTTATCG CAACGACTATCAGCTGATTTCGGCCAAGCATGTGGTGCACTATACCAATCCGTTTCTGCAGGAGTTCATCTGCTTTGCCAACATCTCGAAGAGTGACAAGCGCTTCGTGGCCAGCTGCGATTGGTATCCCAAACTGTCCGGACTCATCGCTGTCTCCTATGCGTTTAGCACACCCGTGACCGTAGATCTGGCCACACATCAGGTGAACTTTGTGCAGCGTGCGGTGCTGGAACCGAATCCCGTGCTGCTCTGGAGCTTTGCCGACAATCTGAACTATAAGCTGGAGTTTGAGGCGCCGTTTGAGGTGACGACGCTCTCGTTTTGTCCGTTCAACGGAGATATTTTGCTGGGCGGCTGCCAGAATGGACAGTTGGTGGTATGGGATCTGCAGGGGCGCTGCGATCACCTGGAGGAGGAGGAGTACTTGACGCCGGCGCAGGCCAAGTATCGAGCGCTGATTGGCGAATTTCTCAACTGGACGCTGGACATCAACGAGGAGGTGGTGGTGGCGCCGGCAACCATGTCACCATTGGAGCACTCGCCCAACGGCGCCATCACCGGCATCTATTGGCTGGCCAAGAACTTTTATTTGAATCACTTTGGCAAGGTCTTCTCCGATCCGGATAAGCGCAGTTATCACCATTTCTTTATCACTTGCGCCTTTGACGGCACCGTCGGCTTCTGGAATCTGGACGGTGAGACATCCAAGAAGGAGAAGGAGGCGCAGCGCACCAAAAACCTGCCCAAGGAGCTGACCCAAAACGAATCGGTGTTCAAGACGAAAACCATTAAGCCCACCTACAGCATCTTCTACAATGAGCCACTGACTGGCATCATAGCGGACACTTCGGTCTTCTCGATACTGACACCCTCGCCCAAGGTGATTCTCAACTCGCCAAACAACTATCCCATTCAGGTTGTGCCCAAGAATCCGCCCGAGCTGCGTCAGTCCCTCATACTGTCCACCTATTATGGACACATTATACGCGTCGAGTGGCAGGGCATGTACAGCGAGGCGGGCGCCAAGGAGCAGGTGAATGCCTCCGTCAACTTTGCCATGGTGCACGATGGACCCGTGGTGGCTATGAGCAAGAATCCTTTCTATCCGGAAATGTTTGCGTCCATTGGTCGCACCGTGTTTGCGCTGTGGAAGGAGGACTATCACGATTCACCCATAATTTGGCGCAAGCGTCCCTGCGATCTGACTGCCGTCGCCTGGAGCGAGACGCGTCCGGCTGTCTTGTACTTAACACGCATGGATGGCATTCTGGAAGCTTGGGATATTTTGG CTCGGGATGATGATGCAGTCCTCACTGAGGTACTGGGCGGCGGCATCATCACAGCCGTCACCGAGCATCGGCCCTCGCTGCCCCACAAAATCCTGGGCATTGGCGactacaacagcagcataCGCATGGTCAAGCTGCCGCACAGCTTCGATGTGCCGCTGGACAATGAACTGGCC AAACTAATGAAATATGTGCTGCGTCAAATCACGCGCAAAATGAGCATTCGCGCCTGGGAGCAAAAGTACTATGAACTTAACAAGGACATTATTGAGGCGAAGCGCGAGGCTGAGGAGGAGGCACGCAAGGAAATGGAACGCCTGGAGCGGGAACAACTAAATCCACGCAAACGCGCCTCCGACATGGAAGAGGAGCAAAC TGGCAATTTCAAGGGGGGCTCCAACTACAACGAGCGCATGGCCAAGAAGTGGGACGAACTGAATCTGAATCGCATGATGACCATACTCATGTCGCGCAAGCAAATGGATCCCGAGAAGCTGGCCCGCGAAACGGCACTGGAAAAGGAACGCCTCAGCTATGAGATGGCCAAGAAGGAGTCGCAtgcccagctgctgcagaCTGTCGAAGACGATGTGGCCACCATACGATCGCGCATCCTGCCCGCCGAGGTGCAGGACCTGCAGCGCAGCGAGATGATCGCGGAGCGGGTCAAGAACGAAATGGCCATGGCCGAGTCCTACGAGAGTGTCGAGCGGCACGCCTTCAAGAAGCTTCAACGTTTCCCCGAACTCAAGTCCATCGACTACATCGAACTGCTCGAGCGCGGACTGCAGCGTCGCCAGCTGCTGGATCAATCGCTGGGCGGGAATACCGAACGCCTGCTCTGGTACAAGGAGAAGTTGCGTGACAATCAGATCTTCGAATGCGACTTCGGTGTGGATCTGCTCTACAACAAGCGCAAGCTGGGCCCCAAAACCAATACGGATTCCGAAGTCGAGGCCGAAATATCCACAACAGAGCTCGTGGAAGTGGAGCTGCCAGAGCAGCCCACGGATGAATAG
- the t-Grip84 gene encoding gamma-tubulin complex component 2 homolog, which yields MDSEEAENVAPRVRFRLGKAEDNAPKEDATEPSADVKEPTEDGSTAGPARFKRKLGSWIFESVGGFYMPTEDISKLPVRRQEHLLIRDLIYAFSGVPSSHIRPEIPYKEISQLRTDQVDKVRFKIDESFSGAFRSLANELLPLIGYYINVQSFIEDTIMTTGCARTLGIALHKSMQQYFELQAGLETQLQERKLDLQQLVHQLRPWLKIMQALASLTSRVRRSELNSAQLLSLMDEHQAHFKCEQLKLILSDVSHYYMKMVQLWTQKGVLYDVRREFFVEDTSASDMSSTLLSPKQCCHAYWAQRYRLHMERLPSFLAAHAERIFLAGKYLNVLRQCNVQMKLMQASLTYVPQVEREGAAKVEGEMEVEPAHVALIRSSYELPARKLIELLVKEQQLLQHLNNLQDYFLLKRLELVEAVLDNCADQLQCNVDSLKPEKLQQIMLQLLQQSTDPHKHLLRSQLMDCDVATQLARRLKRLTKLKPEQHADQEQSSEAEASSETESSRLPAQLALSGYEAFTLRYEPKWPISLVIHEDAVEQLQLLHRVLFYLHYVLRQMGATPKHSARADALLERMTECIRQLEQHMTRDIVQPRWQTLLESAQKAQFVDELLEQFQDTLDQCQLLCLFSEPATFVRAIHTLGQLCLNYSSFMERQGSGPDFEAGVAEYEQELNSLLIGILDLLIELARPNSASGHLERESCKQLLQRLEHVSQDLGDSSASSENSF from the coding sequence ATGGATTCCGAAGAAGCAGAGAACGTGGCGCCGCGAGTACGCTTCCGTTTGGGCAAAGCTGAGGACAACGCGCCCAAGGAGGACGCCACGGAGCCGTCGGCTGATGTCAAGGAGCCCACGGAGGATGGGAGCACAGCTGGGCCGGCGCGTTTCAAGCGCAAGCTGGGCTCCTGGATATTCGAGAGCGTTGGCGGTTTCTATATGCCCACGGAGGACATTAGCAAGTTGCCGGTGCGTCGGCAGGAGCATCTGCTCATACGGGATCTGATCTATGCGTTCTCGGGTGTGCCCTCGTCGCACATACGCCCGGAGATACCCTACAAGGAGATCTCCCAGCTGCGCACCGATCAGGTCGACAAGGTGCGCTTCAAGATCGACGAGAGCTTCAGCGGCGCCTTTCGCTCCCTGGCCAACGAGCTGCTGCCCCTGATCGGCTACTATATCAATGTACAAAGCTTCATCGAGGACACCATCATGACGACCGGCTGCGCCCGCACCCTGGGCATTGCGCTGCACAAGAGCATGCAGCAATATTTCGAGCTGCAGGCCGGGCTCGAGACGCAGCTCCAGGAGCGCAAGCTGGATCTGCAGCAGCTGGTGCATCAGTTGCGACCCTGGCTAAAGATCATGCAGGCGCTGGCCAGCCTGACCAGCCGGGTGCGTCGCTCGGAGCTGAACAGCGCCCAGCTGCTCTCGCTGATGGACGAGCATCAGGCGCACTTCAAGTGCGAGCAGCTCAAGCTGATCCTCAGCGACGTCTCCCACTACTACATGAAGATGGTGCAGCTGTGGACGCAGAAGGGCGTGTTGTACGATGTGCGCCGCGAGTTCTTTGTCGAGGACACCAGCGCCAGCGACATGAGCAGCACTCTGCTCTCGCCCAAGCAGTGCTGCCACGCCTACTGGGCGCAACGCTATCGTCTGCACATGGAACGGCTGCCCAGCTTCCTGGCGGCGCATGCCGAGCGCATATTCCTTGCCGGCAAGTATCTGAACGTGCTGCGTCAGTGCAATGTGCAGATGAAGCTGATGCAGGCCTCGCTCACCTATGTGCCCCAGGTGGAGAGGGAGGGCGCGGCGAAGGTGGAGGGAGAGATGGAGGTGGAGCCAGCACATGTGGCGCTCATCCGCAGCAGCTATGAGCTGCCGGCACGCAAGCTGATCGAGCTGCTGgtcaaggagcagcagctgctgcagcatctgAACAATCTGCAGGATTACTTTCTGCTGAAGCGTCTGGAGCTGGTGGAGGCCGTGCTGGACAACTGTGCGGATCAGCTGCAGTGCAACGTGGACAGCCTGAAGCCGGAGAAGCTGCAGCAGataatgctgcagctgctgcagcagagcACAGATCCGCACAAGCATCTGCTGCGCAGCCAGCTGATGGACTGCGATGTGGCCACGCAGCTGGCCAGGCGCCTCAAGCGTCTGACCAAGCTGAAGCCGGAGCAGCATGCCGACCAGGAGCAGTCCAGCGAGGCGGAGGCATCCAGTGAGACGGAGTCCAGCCGGCTGCCGGCACAGCTGGCGCTCAGTGGCTATGAGGCCTTTACGCTGCGCTACGAGCCCAAGTGGCCCATCAGCCTGGTTATACACGAGGATGCcgtggagcagctgcagctgctgcatcgtGTACTCTTCTATCTGCACTATGTGCTGCGACAAATGGGCGCCACCCCCAAGCACAGCGCGCGGGCCGATGCGCTGCTGGAGCGCATGACCGAGTGCATCCgacagctggagcagcacatGACCAGGGACATTGTGCAGCCACGCTGGCAGACTCTGCTGGAGAGCGCACAGAAGGCACAATTTGTGGATGAGCTGCTGGAACAGTTCCAGGACACGCTCGACCAGTGCCAGCTGCTGTGCCTGTTTTCCGAGCCGGCGACGTTTGTGCGCGCCATCCACACGCTGGGCCAGCTTTGCCTTAACTACAGCAGCTTCATGGAGCGCCAGGGGAGCGGGCCGGACTTCGAGGCTGGCGTGGCCGAGTACGAGCAGGAGCTAAACAGCCTGCTCATTGGCATCCTGGATCTGCTCATCGAGCTGGCGCGGCCGAACAGCGCCAGCGGACATCTGGAGCGCGAATCCtgcaagcagctgctgcagcgcctCGAGCATGTTAGCCAGGATCTGGGCGACAGTTCCGCCTCCAGTGAGAATTCGTTTTag